One segment of Streptomyces sp. TG1A-8 DNA contains the following:
- a CDS encoding protein phosphatase 2C domain-containing protein codes for MRTDLVSEPGDAARPNEDFAGVGLPASGQGGCVILLDGVTPPRDGAGCLHSVPWFTARLGGALTELTLSGRDLGLPEILARAIARTADAHLNLCELSHPRTPQATVVLVRWSAETLEYLVLSDSALLLRSPDGTVTPVLDDRLARLPRSALATDALVDATLRNKEDGFFTAAADPSVAARAVTGTLARHEVGALVALTDGAARWTQTFREGDWTALFDVVAKEGARSLVERVREREAADRRERVFLGRGKTHDDATVVYVEL; via the coding sequence ATGCGTACTGATCTCGTCTCGGAACCCGGTGACGCGGCACGCCCCAACGAGGACTTCGCCGGGGTCGGGCTACCCGCCTCCGGACAGGGCGGTTGCGTGATCTTGCTGGACGGAGTGACGCCCCCGCGGGACGGGGCGGGGTGTCTGCATTCCGTCCCCTGGTTCACGGCGCGGCTCGGTGGCGCGCTGACCGAACTGACCCTTTCCGGCCGGGATCTGGGGCTCCCGGAGATCCTCGCGCGGGCGATCGCCCGAACCGCCGACGCGCATTTAAACCTCTGTGAGCTTTCTCACCCGCGCACCCCGCAGGCGACCGTCGTCCTGGTCCGCTGGTCCGCCGAGACCCTGGAGTACCTGGTGCTGTCCGACTCGGCGCTGCTCCTGCGGTCCCCCGACGGCACGGTCACGCCGGTCCTGGACGACCGCCTCGCCCGGCTGCCCCGGTCCGCCCTGGCCACGGACGCCCTGGTCGACGCCACCCTGCGCAACAAGGAGGACGGCTTCTTCACCGCCGCCGCCGATCCCTCGGTGGCGGCCCGCGCGGTCACCGGCACCCTCGCGCGGCACGAGGTGGGCGCGCTGGTCGCGCTGACGGACGGCGCGGCCCGCTGGACGCAGACGTTCCGCGAGGGCGACTGGACGGCCCTGTTCGACGTGGTCGCCAAGGAGGGCGCCCGCTCCCTGGTCGAGCGGGTGCGCGAACGGGAGGCGGCGGACCGGCGGGAGCGGGTGTTCCTGGGCCGCGGCAAGACGCACGACGACGCGACGGTGGTGTACGTGGAGCTGTAG
- a CDS encoding nitrate- and nitrite sensing domain-containing protein, with translation MQMKRPRRTGRQTAPEGDAEQTPVGNGRPTHVRTRLIVAVAVVAAAIAAAGAPALLTASADVSDAQNLVTLAARTQDALALAHSLADERDEVTAYIAAGRPRSEAPSEQRSARVDRQVEDLRADTGTPSWLRGDLDDIAAVRRAALTGRTNALQTHQAYSATITELHRLAEDLAVAAPAAERSRGWGRAPSRTDSGAHALAELDTAVQQSAAARGLLLAALGIPSSARTEINPLTGLATTTTAADEADRKQRDALTAAAQQARLRADASLADFRGTAPKAAVESYDSTVTGPEVNSADKYLAALTDQPVLSDDDLATSAKKLDAALSARVELMRGAESALYDHRTKDLARFRDDEVTALEIRIAALGALMLVAVGIATAMARTLTRPLSVLRRGSARLAGAEDPTAQEPIAFTGRNDEFAQVVRSVNALHAHAVALHERVSTLETDRKHLVGQRQRMADAREELRAELADSAAQLERLRTSIGSTFVNLALRTLGLVERQLAVIEGLEEREQDPDRLSTLFKLDHFATVMRRHSENLLVLAGTEHVQQHPGPVPLVDVVRAAVSEIERYERVRIAALPPHAHVAGFAADDLSHLLAELLENATAFSPPDLPVEVSGWLLESGEVMLSVQDEGIGMTGDRLDRLNSRLAEFEPESPYDQEGEDGLGLGLYVVARLAHRHGVRVQLREQKQGGTAAVVVLPGSLLVDAPAATAPAPAGVPEATQTFSLPGADAEANSNVLHGRAKDTGTDPLVTLAEKAVREAERAEPRETAPRAGQDTDTGPGTREPEPEPGSAEAHVRADETAPDTAHTPARPKEPLEAFAETTMELLLPDTPPGEPAAAHPDRAAVGGGGVPGGPSASDGESRTGGAQAGEDPEGEAEAVTSKGLPKRTPRITAPDHTPRQRTSSVDAEALRRRLGGFRKGAQAGYRDVEAEIASHTGEATGGTAEEASS, from the coding sequence GTGCAGATGAAGCGGCCTCGGCGCACAGGCAGGCAGACGGCCCCCGAGGGGGACGCCGAGCAGACCCCGGTGGGCAATGGCCGTCCCACCCACGTGCGCACCCGGCTGATCGTCGCCGTGGCCGTGGTGGCCGCGGCCATCGCCGCGGCAGGAGCGCCCGCGCTCCTCACCGCCTCGGCGGACGTCAGCGACGCGCAAAACCTGGTCACCCTGGCCGCGCGCACCCAGGACGCGCTCGCGCTCGCCCACTCCCTCGCGGACGAGCGCGACGAGGTCACCGCCTACATCGCGGCCGGCCGCCCCAGGTCCGAGGCGCCCTCCGAGCAGCGCAGCGCCCGCGTCGACCGCCAGGTCGAGGACCTGCGCGCCGACACCGGTACCCCGTCCTGGCTGCGCGGCGACCTCGACGACATCGCCGCCGTCCGCCGTGCCGCCCTCACCGGCAGGACGAACGCGCTGCAGACCCACCAGGCGTACTCGGCGACCATCACCGAGCTGCACCGGCTGGCCGAGGACCTCGCCGTGGCGGCGCCCGCGGCCGAGCGCAGCCGGGGCTGGGGCCGGGCTCCCTCGCGGACCGACTCCGGCGCCCACGCGCTCGCCGAACTGGACACCGCCGTCCAGCAGTCCGCCGCCGCCCGCGGCCTGCTGCTGGCCGCGCTGGGCATCCCCTCCAGCGCCCGGACCGAGATCAACCCGCTGACCGGCCTGGCCACCACGACCACCGCGGCCGACGAGGCCGACCGCAAGCAGCGCGACGCCCTGACCGCCGCCGCCCAGCAGGCCCGCCTGCGCGCCGACGCGAGCCTCGCCGACTTCCGCGGGACGGCCCCCAAGGCGGCCGTGGAGTCCTACGACTCGACGGTCACCGGTCCCGAGGTGAACTCCGCCGACAAGTACCTCGCGGCCCTCACCGACCAGCCGGTCCTCTCCGACGACGACCTGGCGACCAGCGCCAAGAAGCTGGACGCGGCCCTGTCCGCCCGCGTCGAGCTGATGCGGGGAGCCGAGTCCGCGCTGTACGACCACCGCACCAAGGACCTCGCCCGGTTCCGGGACGACGAGGTCACCGCCCTGGAGATCCGGATCGCCGCCCTCGGCGCCCTGATGCTGGTCGCCGTGGGCATCGCCACCGCCATGGCCCGCACCCTGACCCGGCCGCTGTCGGTGCTGCGCCGGGGCTCGGCGCGCCTGGCCGGGGCCGAGGACCCCACGGCCCAGGAGCCGATCGCCTTCACCGGCCGCAACGACGAGTTCGCCCAGGTCGTCCGGTCCGTCAACGCCCTGCACGCGCACGCCGTCGCCCTGCACGAGCGCGTGAGCACCCTGGAGACCGACCGCAAGCACCTGGTCGGCCAGCGCCAGCGGATGGCCGACGCCCGCGAGGAACTGCGCGCCGAACTGGCCGACTCGGCCGCCCAGCTGGAGCGGCTGCGCACCAGCATCGGCTCCACCTTCGTCAACCTCGCCCTGCGCACCCTGGGCCTGGTCGAACGCCAGCTCGCCGTCATCGAGGGCCTGGAGGAGCGCGAGCAGGACCCCGACCGCCTGTCGACCCTCTTCAAGCTCGACCACTTCGCCACGGTCATGCGCCGTCACAGCGAGAACCTCCTCGTGCTGGCCGGCACCGAGCACGTCCAGCAGCACCCGGGCCCGGTCCCACTGGTCGACGTGGTCCGCGCGGCGGTCAGCGAGATCGAACGCTACGAACGCGTCCGCATCGCGGCCCTGCCCCCGCACGCCCACGTGGCCGGCTTCGCCGCCGACGACCTGTCCCACCTGCTCGCCGAACTCCTGGAGAACGCCACCGCGTTCTCCCCGCCGGACCTGCCCGTCGAGGTCTCCGGCTGGCTGCTGGAGTCCGGCGAGGTCATGCTCTCCGTCCAGGACGAGGGCATCGGCATGACCGGCGACCGCCTGGACCGCCTCAACTCCCGCCTCGCCGAGTTCGAGCCGGAGTCGCCGTACGACCAGGAGGGCGAGGACGGTCTCGGCCTCGGCCTGTACGTCGTGGCCCGCCTCGCCCACCGGCACGGCGTCCGCGTCCAGTTGCGCGAGCAGAAGCAGGGCGGGACGGCCGCGGTCGTCGTCCTGCCCGGCTCCCTCCTCGTCGACGCCCCCGCGGCGACGGCCCCCGCCCCGGCCGGGGTCCCGGAGGCCACCCAGACCTTCTCCCTGCCCGGCGCCGACGCCGAGGCCAACTCCAACGTCCTGCACGGCCGTGCGAAGGACACCGGCACCGACCCGCTGGTGACGCTGGCGGAGAAGGCCGTCCGCGAGGCGGAGCGGGCCGAGCCGCGGGAAACCGCGCCGCGGGCGGGCCAGGACACGGACACCGGGCCGGGGACCCGGGAACCGGAGCCGGAGCCCGGCTCCGCCGAGGCACACGTGCGGGCCGACGAGACCGCACCGGACACGGCGCACACCCCGGCCCGCCCGAAGGAGCCGCTGGAGGCCTTCGCCGAGACGACGATGGAACTCCTGCTCCCGGACACCCCGCCCGGGGAACCGGCGGCGGCGCACCCGGACCGCGCGGCCGTCGGCGGCGGAGGGGTACCGGGGGGACCGTCCGCATCCGACGGCGAAAGCCGCACGGGTGGTGCGCAGGCGGGCGAAGACCCCGAAGGCGAGGCCGAGGCGGTCACCAGCAAGGGCCTTCCCAAGCGCACCCCCAGGATTACCGCACCCGACCACACCCCGCGTCAGCGCACCAGCTCCGTGGACGCGGAAGCCCTCCGCCGCAGGCTCGGCGGCTTCCGCAAGGGAGCCCAGGCCGGTTACCGGGACGTGGAAGCGGAGATCGCGTCACACACCGGAGAAGCCACGGGGGGCACAGCCGAGGAGGCAAGCAGTTGA
- the lon gene encoding endopeptidase La has product MAAESTAFTLVLPVLPLDDEAVLPGMVVPLDLSDAEVRAAVEAAQAAARSEPGKPRVLLVPRIDGTYARTGVLGTVEQVGRLADGDPGALIRGRSRVRIGAGTTGPGAALWVEGVRLEEDVPDPLPGQVAELVKEYKALATSWLKKRGAWQVVDRVQAIDDVSALADNSGYSPFLTTEQKVELLETADPVARLRLATQHLRDHLAEQDVAETIAKDVQEGVDKQQREFLLRRQLEAVRKELRELNGEKEGEESDDYRARVEAADLPEKVREAALKEVDKLERASEQSPEGSWIRTWLDTVLEMPWNERTEDAYDIQGAKAVLDAEHAGLEDVKERITEYLAVRKRRGERGLGVIGGRRGGAVLALVGPPGVGKTSLGESVAHAMGRAFVRVALGGVRDEAEIRGHRRTYVGALPGRIVRAIKEAGSMNPVVLLDEIDKVGSDFRGDPAAALLEVLDPAQNHTFRDHYLEVELDLSDVVFLATANVLEAVPEALADRMEIVRLDGYTEDEKIVIARDHLLPRQLERAGLTADEVTIDEGALRRLAGEYTREAGVRTLERSIARLLRKVAAQHELGERELPSTVRDEDLRDLIGRPHHVPESAQDPAERRTAVPGVATGLAVTGAGGDVLFVEASLADPETGAAGLTLTGQLGDVMKESAQIALSFLRSHGAELELPVADLKDRGVHIHFPAGAVPKDGPSAGITMTTALASLLSGRLVRTDVAMTGEVSLTGRVLPIGGVKQKLLAAHRAGVTTVIIPKRNEPDLDDVPAEVLDGLDVHAVTDVRQVLELALAPATSGAAPEVPVAA; this is encoded by the coding sequence ATGGCTGCTGAGTCCACAGCGTTCACGCTCGTCCTGCCCGTGCTGCCGCTCGATGACGAGGCCGTGCTGCCCGGGATGGTGGTTCCGCTGGACCTGAGCGACGCCGAGGTGCGCGCCGCGGTGGAGGCCGCGCAGGCCGCCGCCCGGTCGGAGCCCGGCAAGCCCAGGGTCCTGCTGGTGCCGCGCATCGACGGCACGTACGCCAGGACCGGTGTGCTGGGCACCGTCGAGCAGGTCGGCCGGCTGGCCGACGGCGACCCGGGGGCCCTGATCCGCGGCCGGAGCCGGGTGCGGATCGGCGCGGGCACCACCGGGCCGGGCGCGGCGCTGTGGGTCGAGGGCGTCCGCCTGGAGGAGGACGTGCCCGATCCGCTGCCGGGCCAGGTGGCGGAGCTCGTCAAGGAGTACAAGGCGCTGGCCACCAGCTGGCTGAAGAAGCGCGGCGCCTGGCAGGTCGTGGACCGCGTCCAGGCCATCGACGACGTCTCCGCGCTCGCCGACAACTCCGGCTACTCGCCCTTCCTCACCACCGAGCAGAAGGTCGAGCTGCTGGAGACCGCCGACCCGGTGGCCCGCCTCCGGCTCGCCACCCAGCACCTCCGCGACCACCTCGCCGAGCAGGACGTGGCCGAGACCATCGCCAAGGACGTCCAGGAGGGCGTCGACAAGCAGCAGCGGGAGTTCCTGCTGCGCCGCCAGCTCGAAGCCGTCCGCAAGGAGCTGCGCGAGCTGAACGGCGAGAAGGAGGGCGAGGAGTCCGACGACTACCGCGCCCGCGTGGAGGCCGCCGACCTGCCGGAGAAGGTCCGCGAGGCCGCGCTGAAGGAGGTCGACAAGCTGGAGCGGGCCAGCGAGCAGTCCCCGGAGGGCTCCTGGATCCGCACCTGGCTCGACACCGTCCTGGAGATGCCGTGGAACGAGCGGACCGAGGACGCCTACGACATCCAGGGCGCCAAGGCCGTGCTCGACGCCGAGCACGCCGGCCTGGAGGACGTGAAGGAGCGCATCACCGAGTACCTGGCCGTGCGCAAGCGGCGCGGCGAGCGCGGCCTAGGGGTGATCGGCGGGCGGCGCGGCGGTGCCGTGCTCGCGCTCGTCGGCCCGCCCGGTGTCGGCAAGACCAGCCTCGGCGAGTCCGTCGCGCACGCCATGGGGCGCGCCTTCGTCCGGGTCGCCCTCGGCGGCGTGCGGGACGAGGCCGAGATCCGCGGCCACCGGCGCACCTACGTCGGCGCGCTGCCCGGCCGGATCGTGCGCGCCATCAAGGAGGCCGGCTCCATGAACCCGGTCGTGCTGCTCGACGAGATCGACAAGGTGGGGTCGGACTTCCGCGGCGATCCCGCGGCGGCCCTGCTGGAGGTCCTGGACCCGGCCCAGAACCACACCTTCCGGGACCACTACCTGGAGGTCGAGCTGGACCTGTCCGACGTCGTCTTCCTGGCCACGGCCAACGTCCTGGAGGCCGTCCCGGAGGCGCTCGCGGACCGCATGGAGATCGTCCGCCTGGACGGCTACACCGAGGACGAGAAGATCGTCATCGCCCGTGACCACCTGCTCCCGCGCCAGCTGGAGCGGGCCGGCCTGACCGCGGACGAGGTCACGATCGACGAGGGCGCGCTGCGCAGGCTCGCCGGCGAGTACACCCGCGAGGCGGGCGTGCGCACCCTGGAGCGGTCCATCGCCCGGCTGCTGCGCAAGGTCGCGGCCCAGCACGAACTGGGCGAGCGGGAACTGCCGTCCACCGTCCGTGACGAGGACCTGCGCGATCTGATCGGACGTCCGCACCACGTGCCCGAGTCCGCCCAGGACCCGGCCGAGCGCCGTACGGCCGTCCCCGGCGTGGCGACCGGCCTCGCGGTCACCGGGGCCGGCGGCGACGTGCTCTTCGTCGAGGCGTCCCTCGCCGACCCGGAGACGGGCGCGGCGGGCCTGACCCTGACCGGCCAGCTGGGCGACGTGATGAAGGAGTCCGCGCAGATCGCGCTGAGCTTCCTGCGCAGCCACGGCGCCGAGCTGGAGCTGCCGGTGGCCGACCTGAAGGACCGGGGCGTGCACATCCACTTCCCGGCGGGCGCCGTGCCCAAGGACGGCCCGAGCGCGGGCATCACGATGACCACGGCCCTGGCGTCCCTGCTCTCCGGCCGCCTGGTGCGCACGGACGTGGCGATGACCGGAGAGGTCTCGCTGACCGGCCGGGTGCTGCCCATCGGCGGCGTGAAGCAGAAGCTGCTCGCCGCGCACCGCGCCGGGGTGACCACCGTGATCATCCCCAAGCGCAACGAGCCCGACCTGGACGACGTCCCGGCCGAGGTGCTGGACGGGCTCGACGTCCACGCCGTGACCGACGTCCGCCAGGTCCTGGAGCTGGCGCTCGCGCCCGCCACGAGCGGTGCGGCGCCGGAGGTTCCCGTGGCGGCGTGA
- a CDS encoding spermidine synthase: MTATPDIPVVLDRREGPYGEVVLRRHGTLLQIIANGCFLMDTSDGRSERLLVDAAYGALDGRPAPDVLIGGLGVGFSLAHAAAGRRWGRIVVVEREPAVIGWHRDGPLSGLSAAALADPRTEIVEADLVRYLDETPDTFDALCLDIDNGPGWTVTEDNGGLYSPTGLAACARVLRPGGVLAVWSAQPSPEFEGTLRNAGFRQVRTEEVPVARGVPDAVHLAVRPGWRRRGVSP, from the coding sequence ATGACTGCCACGCCCGACATCCCCGTGGTCCTGGACCGCCGAGAAGGCCCGTACGGCGAGGTGGTGCTGCGCAGGCACGGCACCCTGCTGCAGATCATCGCCAACGGCTGCTTCCTGATGGACACCTCCGACGGCCGCTCGGAGCGGCTGCTGGTCGACGCCGCGTACGGCGCCCTGGACGGGCGCCCGGCGCCGGACGTGCTGATCGGGGGACTCGGCGTGGGCTTCTCGCTCGCGCACGCGGCCGCCGGCCGCCGCTGGGGGCGGATCGTGGTCGTGGAGCGGGAGCCCGCCGTCATCGGCTGGCACCGGGACGGCCCCCTGTCCGGACTGTCCGCCGCCGCCCTCGCCGACCCGCGCACCGAGATCGTCGAAGCCGATCTCGTGAGGTACCTCGACGAGACGCCGGACACGTTCGACGCGCTGTGCCTCGACATCGACAACGGACCCGGCTGGACCGTCACCGAGGACAACGGCGGCCTCTACTCGCCCACCGGACTGGCCGCCTGCGCGCGGGTGTTGCGGCCCGGCGGCGTGCTCGCGGTGTGGTCGGCGCAGCCCTCACCGGAATTCGAAGGAACCTTGCGGAATGCCGGGTTCCGTCAGGTGCGTACCGAAGAGGTGCCCGTTGCCCGGGGCGTTCCGGACGCCGTGCACCTCGCCGTCCGACCTGGATGGCGACGGCGCGGCGTGTCCCCGTAA
- a CDS encoding ATP-binding protein, giving the protein MRDGRQVAHRSPGEEEPWGGVRPFSIKTKLGALVVISVLITTGLSMIAVHTKTELRFITVFSMVATLLITQFVAHSLTAPLDEMNAVARSISRGDYTRRVSESRRDELGDLSETINVMADELEAQDRQRKELVANVSHELRTPIAGLRAVLENIVDGVTEADPETMRTALKQTERLGRLVETLLDLSRLDNGVIPLKLRRFEVWPYLSGVLKEANMVASVRAGIASGSGSHTRTDVHLHLDVSPPELTAHADPERIHQVVANLIDNAVKHSPPHGRVTVKARRGPQPESLELEILDEGPGIPRSEWHRVFERFNRGVVSRPHGPGSDGGTGLGLAIARWAVDLHGGRIGVAESDRGCRIIVTLPGLSSVTG; this is encoded by the coding sequence ATGAGGGACGGGCGGCAAGTCGCGCACAGGAGCCCCGGGGAGGAGGAGCCCTGGGGCGGCGTGCGCCCGTTCTCGATCAAGACCAAGCTGGGCGCGCTGGTCGTCATCTCGGTGCTGATCACCACCGGTCTGTCGATGATCGCGGTGCACACCAAGACGGAACTGCGCTTCATCACGGTCTTCTCGATGGTCGCCACGCTGCTGATCACGCAGTTCGTGGCGCACTCGCTCACCGCGCCGCTGGACGAGATGAACGCGGTGGCCCGCTCCATCTCGCGCGGCGACTACACGCGCCGGGTGAGCGAGAGCCGCCGTGACGAGCTGGGCGACCTGTCCGAGACGATCAACGTCATGGCCGACGAGCTGGAGGCCCAGGACCGGCAGCGCAAGGAACTGGTGGCGAACGTCTCGCACGAGCTGCGCACCCCGATCGCGGGTCTGCGCGCGGTGCTGGAGAACATCGTCGACGGGGTCACCGAGGCGGACCCCGAGACCATGCGCACGGCCCTGAAGCAGACCGAGCGGCTGGGCCGGCTGGTGGAGACGCTGCTGGACCTCTCCCGCCTGGACAACGGGGTCATACCGCTGAAACTGCGGCGCTTCGAGGTGTGGCCGTACCTGTCGGGGGTGCTGAAGGAGGCCAACATGGTCGCCTCGGTGCGCGCGGGCATCGCCTCCGGTTCCGGCAGCCACACCCGGACGGACGTCCACCTGCACCTCGACGTCTCGCCCCCGGAGCTGACCGCGCACGCGGACCCCGAGCGCATCCACCAGGTCGTCGCCAACCTGATCGACAACGCGGTCAAGCACAGTCCGCCGCACGGCCGGGTGACGGTGAAGGCGCGGCGCGGACCGCAGCCGGAGTCACTGGAGCTGGAGATACTGGACGAGGGGCCGGGCATCCCGAGGTCGGAGTGGCACCGGGTGTTCGAGCGGTTCAACCGGGGCGTGGTGTCCCGGCCGCACGGCCCGGGCAGCGACGGCGGCACGGGGCTCGGGCTGGCCATCGCCCGGTGGGCCGTCGACCTCCACGGCGGCCGGATCGGTGTGGCCGAATCCGACCGGGGCTGCAGGATCATCGTCACCCTTCCGGGGCTCTCCTCCGTGACGGGTTGA
- a CDS encoding lysozyme: MRVHRPGSPHPRTLAVLATALLTALCLALPLTRAEAAAPARGSASMGAGVLAHDGRSGTPKSADATQTEGVDVSGHQGDVAWSTLWNSGVRWAYTKATEGTYYTNPYFAQQYNGSYNVGMIRGAYHFATPDTTSGATQANYFADHGGGWSRDGRTLPGVLDIEWNPYGAACYGKTAAGMVSWIADFLNTYKARTGRDAVIYTATSWWTQCTGNYGGFAATNPLWIARYASDPGTLPAGWGYYTIWQYTSSGPTVGDHDKFNGALDRVQALANG; this comes from the coding sequence ATGCGCGTGCACAGACCCGGTTCCCCCCACCCCCGCACCCTCGCCGTCCTCGCCACGGCCCTGCTCACCGCGCTCTGTCTCGCCCTGCCCCTCACCCGCGCCGAGGCCGCCGCCCCCGCCCGCGGCTCGGCGTCCATGGGCGCGGGCGTCCTCGCCCACGACGGCCGGAGCGGCACCCCCAAGAGCGCCGACGCCACCCAGACCGAGGGCGTCGACGTCTCCGGCCACCAGGGCGACGTCGCCTGGTCCACGCTGTGGAACAGCGGGGTGCGCTGGGCGTACACGAAGGCCACGGAAGGCACGTACTACACCAACCCGTACTTCGCCCAGCAGTACAACGGCTCCTACAACGTCGGCATGATCCGCGGCGCCTACCACTTCGCCACCCCGGACACCACCAGCGGCGCCACCCAGGCCAACTACTTCGCCGACCACGGCGGCGGCTGGTCCCGCGACGGCAGGACGCTGCCCGGCGTGCTCGACATCGAGTGGAACCCGTACGGCGCCGCCTGCTACGGCAAGACGGCCGCCGGGATGGTCAGCTGGATCGCCGACTTCCTGAACACCTACAAGGCGCGCACCGGCCGCGACGCCGTGATCTACACGGCCACCAGCTGGTGGACCCAGTGCACCGGCAACTACGGCGGCTTCGCCGCGACCAACCCGCTGTGGATCGCCCGCTACGCCTCCGACCCGGGGACGCTGCCGGCGGGATGGGGTTACTACACGATCTGGCAGTACACCTCCTCCGGCCCCACCGTCGGCGACCACGACAAGTTCAACGGGGCCCTGGACCGCGTCCAGGCCCTGGCCAACGGCTGA
- a CDS encoding MarR family winged helix-turn-helix transcriptional regulator, which produces MREDGNGDGRGGTGPLAPHGADQEFLALERELTVLLRRARANQGEMAREVHPDLESSAYGLLVRLDELGGQRATELAAYVGVGKATMSRQLRALEELGLVTRQPDPADGRAWLVTLTDEGRGRVGKVREARRARYVSQLAHWDRREVAELARLLHQLNAVMAK; this is translated from the coding sequence GTGCGCGAGGACGGGAACGGCGACGGGCGGGGCGGCACCGGCCCGCTGGCGCCGCATGGTGCGGACCAGGAATTCCTGGCGCTGGAACGCGAGTTGACCGTACTGCTCAGACGGGCCCGGGCCAACCAGGGCGAGATGGCCCGCGAGGTCCACCCCGACCTGGAGTCCTCCGCCTACGGCCTGCTCGTCCGCCTCGACGAACTGGGCGGCCAGCGCGCCACCGAACTCGCCGCCTACGTCGGCGTCGGCAAGGCCACCATGTCCCGTCAGCTGCGCGCCCTGGAGGAGCTGGGCCTGGTCACCCGCCAGCCCGACCCGGCCGACGGCCGCGCCTGGCTGGTGACCCTGACCGACGAGGGCCGCGGCCGGGTCGGCAAGGTCCGCGAGGCCCGCCGCGCCCGCTACGTCAGCCAGCTCGCCCACTGGGACCGCCGGGAGGTCGCCGAACTGGCACGCCTGCTGCACCAGCTGAACGCTGTCATGGCGAAGTGA
- a CDS encoding response regulator transcription factor → MEQTHTSQTGAAATTQGAQRRVLVVEDDPTIVDAIAARLRAEGFLVQTAADGPAAVDTAEAWQPDLLILDVMLPGFDGLEVCRRVQAQRPVPVLMLTARDDETDMLVGLGVGADDYMTKPFSMRELAARVHVLLRRVERAALAAATPRSGILRLGELEIDHAQRRVRVRAEDVHLTPTEFDLLVCLANTPRAVLSREQLLAEVWDWADASGTRTVDSHIKALRRKIGAERIRTVHGVGYALETPTP, encoded by the coding sequence ATGGAGCAGACACACACCTCCCAGACCGGTGCGGCGGCGACCACCCAGGGCGCACAGCGCCGGGTACTGGTCGTCGAGGACGATCCCACGATCGTCGACGCCATCGCGGCCCGGTTGCGCGCCGAGGGGTTCCTGGTGCAGACCGCGGCCGACGGACCCGCCGCGGTCGACACGGCCGAGGCCTGGCAGCCCGACCTGCTGATCCTGGACGTCATGCTGCCCGGCTTCGACGGCCTGGAGGTCTGCCGGCGCGTGCAGGCCCAGCGCCCGGTGCCGGTGCTGATGCTCACCGCGCGCGACGACGAGACCGACATGCTGGTCGGGCTCGGGGTCGGCGCCGACGACTACATGACCAAGCCGTTCTCGATGCGCGAGCTGGCCGCGCGCGTGCACGTCCTGCTGCGCCGGGTCGAGCGCGCGGCGTTGGCCGCGGCCACGCCCCGCTCGGGCATCCTGCGCCTGGGCGAGCTGGAGATCGACCACGCGCAGCGCCGGGTGCGGGTGAGGGCGGAGGACGTCCACCTGACGCCCACCGAGTTCGACCTGCTGGTGTGCCTGGCGAACACCCCACGCGCGGTGCTCTCCCGGGAGCAGTTGCTGGCCGAGGTGTGGGACTGGGCGGACGCCTCCGGGACCCGCACGGTCGACAGCCACATCAAGGCGCTGCGCCGCAAGATCGGCGCGGAGCGCATCCGCACGGTGCACGGCGTCGGCTACGCGCTGGAGACGCCGACCCCATGA